The Anaerolineales bacterium region TGTGCTGCTGGACGCCGGCTTCCTGGCGGTGGTGCAGGTGCTGGTGTATATCGGTGCGATCTCGATCATCATGATCTTTGCGGTGATGCTTACCCGCGGCGATGTTATTGAAGAAGCCCCAGTAAACAAGAACTATGGCTGGGCATTGCTGCTGGCGGCCCTGTTCGCCTTTGGCCTGATCATTCTGATCGGCCAGTGGCCGGCGGTGGCCAGCCTGGCGGGCGAGATCGACACCAGCCGCGATCTGGCGGCTGAGCTGGGCGTGGCCCTGGTATCGCCTGAGGGTTTTGTGATCCCGTTCGAAGTGGCTTCGGTACTGCTGTTGGCGGCCCTGGTGGGCTCGCTACTGGTGGCCCGCCCGCAGAAGAAAGGTAAGTAAGCGACGCTATGATCCCGCTTTCCTGGTACCTGGTGCTGGCCGCCCTGCTGTTCTGCATTGGCCTGTATGGTGTGCTGGCGCGCAAGAACGCCGTGGCTATTTTGATGGGTGTTGAGCTGATGCTTAACGCGGTAAACATCAACCTGGTGGCCTTTTGGCGCTATTTCACGCCTGACCTGATTGCTGCGCATGCTTTTGTAGTGATCGTGTTTGCCATTGCTGCCGCTGAAGTGGCGGTTGGCCTGGCCCTGATCATTTCCATCTACCGCCGCCGCAAGACCGTGGCCGCGGACGAAATCAACTTGATGAAGTGGTAAGCAATGCCGACTGAAACTTTGATCTGGCTTATTCCGCTCCCGCCGCTGCTGGCGTTCTTCCTTATTCTGCTGTTCACGCGTAAGAACAACGCCCTGAGCCATACGGTGGGCGTTGTGGCGGCGGCCACCTCGTGGCTGCTCGGTATGCTGGTGTTCTTCGCCGCAGTTGGCATTGACCACTTCGGCGAGCACCCGTTCCATTCTGCCATCGCGTGGCTGCCCACGGGCGAGACCGTCTTCAACATTGGCGTGATGATCGACCCGCTGAGCGCGGCCGTGCTGTTCTTTGTGGCCTGGACCGTGCTGATGATCTTCATCTACAGCATTGGCTATCACAACTTTGGCGCTCCCAAGGGTGACCATGACAAGCCGGGCCTGCCGCCGCACGGCGCGGAGGATCATGGCCACCATGTGCCCTCGGTGGAGCCGATGTACTCGCGCTTCTTTGCCTTCATTGCCCTGTTCGCCTTCGGCATGTATACGCTGGTGGTATCTGACAACCTGCTAACCCTGTTCGTGGGTTGGGAGATCATGGGCTTGTGTTCGTACCTGCTGATCGGCTTCTGGTACGCCAAGCCTTCGGCACGCGATGCGGCCAAGAAGGCGTTCCTGACCACCCGTATCGGTGATGTGTTCATGCTGCTTGGCATTGTGGCCCTGTACTCGGCCACCGGCACGCTGAACTTCCACGAAATTTTGCGCAACGAGAATATTCTGCACATGCTGGCCAGCTCGCCCAGCGGCGTGTTGGGGCTTTCGGCGGCTGGCCTGATCGGCCTGCTGCTGTTCATTGGCACGGTGGGCAAGTCTGCCCAGTGGCCGCTGCACGTGTGGCTGCCGGATGCGATGGAGGGCCCGACCCCGGTCTCGGCCATGATCCATGCGGCCACGATGGTGTCGGCCGGTGTGTACATGGTGCTACGCATGTTCCCGCTGCTCTCGGCGGGCTGGCACCACGGCGACCCGCTGACCACCACCATGACGGTGATGGCGTTCTTTGGTGCCTTCACGGCCATTTTTGCGGCCACGATCGCCCTGGCACAAAAGGACATCAAACGCGTGCTGGCTTACTCCACCATTTCGCAGCTGGGCTTCATGATCGCGGCCCTGGGCATTGGTGCGTATGTGGCGGCGGCGTTCCACCTGGTAACCCACGCATTCTTCAAGGCGTTGCTGTTTTTGGGATCGGGCTCGGTCATTCATGGTATGGAGCACGGCGTGCTGCACACCGGCGAGCATGTAGACCCGCAGGACATGTTCAATATGGGCGGCTTGAAGAAGAAGATGCCGATCACGTTCTGGACCTTCCTGATCGGCGGCTTTGCGCTGTCTGGCTTCCCGCTCATTACTTCGGGCTTCTGGTCCAAGGATGAAATTCTGGCGGATGCATTTGCCAATCATCACTATGCGCTGCTGATCACCCTGTCCCTGGCGGCGCTGCTGACCGCGTTCTACACGATGCGGCAGATCACCCTGACCTTCTTCGGCGAGCCGCGCACCAAGGCGGCTGACCACGCCAGCGAGAATAAGCTGGTGATGACCGGCCCGCTGATGGTGCTGTCTGTGTTCGCCATCATTGCCGGTTGGGTGGGCATCCCTGAGCATTTCCCAGTCATCGGCGGTTTGCTGCCGAACTGGTTCCACGATTTTGTGGGCAGTACGCTGCTGGAGCACCCGCACGCGCCAGACTTCAGCTGGATCCCGCTGGGCATCTCGCTGGGTGTAGCGCTGGGCGGTCTGGGGCTGGGCTGGCTGGTGTATCGCAAGGCCGGCAGCGAAGACCCGCTGCGCAAGCCGCTGGGGCCGGTGTATACGCTGCTGGAGAACAAGTACTACTTTGACGAGCTGTATACCAAGATCTTCATTCGCCCGGCGGGTGTGATCGCCGAGAAGTTCTCGTACTGGTTCCTGGACCGCAAGGTGATCGATGGTGTGCTGCACTGGATCGCGCAGAACTCGGTCAATCTTGGCCTGGTATTCCGTGACCGCTTCGAGACGCCGGTCATCTCTGGCGTTGCCGATTGGGCGGCCAACAGCACGGCGGCAATTGGCCGCGTGCTGCGCAAGGTGCAAACCGGCCTGGTGCAACAATACCTGCTGCTGGTGGCCCTGGTTGCCTTTGGCGGCCTCTTCTACTATCTATTCACTGTGCTGCGCTAACGGAACCTCATGGACTTTGTGAATTCGCATCTTCTCTCGTTGATCTTATTCAGCCCGCTGGCGGCGGCGCTGATCGTGCTGCTGCTGCCCGGCCAGAACAAGAACCTTGCCCGCCGGGTGGCTTTTGTGCTGAGCTTGGTTCCGCTGGGGCTGACGCTGCTGGCCTGGTTCGGCTTTGAGGCGGCCCCGGTGGTGGACGGCTTCCGCTTCCAAGAGCAGACGGTTTGGTACAGTGCGATCAACTCCAACTATCACCTGGGCATTGATGGTCTTTCGCTCAGCATGGTGTTGCTGACCGCGATCCTGACCCCGATCGCCATCCTGGCTTCGTTCGGCGTTGAGGAAAAGGTCAAGACGTATATGGCTCTGTTCCTGGCGCTGGAGACCGGCATGCTGGGCGTGTTCCTCTCGCTGGACCTGTTGCTGTTCTTTGTATTCTGGGAGATCGGCCTGGTGCCGATGTTCTTCCTGATCGACCAGTGGGGCAGTGCCAAGGGTGAGCGCGAACTGTGGAACGGCATGAAGGTGCCGGCCCGTCGCTACGCCTCGTTCAAGTTCATGATCTACACCATGGCCGGTTCACTGGGATTGCTGCTAGCGATCCAGATGATTGGCGTGGTTTCTGGCACGTTTGACCTGATCGCTATCTTCCAGAGTTGGCCGGCGCTGCAAGGCACGCTGTTCGGCCTGCCGGTCGCGACCGTGAAGAGCATTGCCTTCTGGGCGTTTGCGATCGCGTTCGCCATCAAGGTGCCGGTGTGGCCGTTCCACACCTGGCTGCCGGATGCGCACACCGAAGCGCCCACAGCCGGCTCCATGATCCTGGCCGGCGTGCTGCTGAAGCTGGGTGCGTATGGTTTCCTGCGCCTGGTGCTGCCGCTGTACCCTGAGCAGGCCCAGCAGTATGCGGGCGTGCTGGCGCTGCTGGCCACGGCGGCGATCGTGTTTGGCGCCCTCTCGGCCTGGGCGCAAACGGACTTCAAGCGCCTGGTGGCCTATTCCTCTGTGAACCATATGGGCTTCGTGGTTCTGGGCATCGCCGCGGCGGCGTATGCGGCCGGCACCGAGAGCGCAACGATCGCCATGAATGGCGCCGTGCTGCAGATGTTCAACCACGGCATTTCGGCGGCGGCGATGTTCTTTTTGGTGGGCGTGATCTACGAGCGCACGCACACGCGTGACCTTGAGCAGTTTGGCGGCCTGTTCCCGCTGGTGCCGCTGTACGGCGCACTGTTGATCCTCAGCTCGATGGCTTCGCTGGGCCTGCCCGGTTTGAACGGCTTCGTGTCCGAGTTCCTGGTGGTGCGCGGCGCCTGGCCGATCTTCACGGCCTACACGGCCATTAGCATGATCGGCCTATTCTTCACCGGTGCGTATATCCTCAAGGGGATCGCCAAGACGCTGCACGGCCCGCTGAACGAGCACTGGAAGGGTCATATCAGTGAGATCAACGGCCGCGAGCTGTTGGTGATGGCGCCGCTGGTGGTGCTGATGCTGTGGCTCGGCTTCTGGCCGGCCTGGCTGCTCAACGTAATCAATCAAGCCGTTGTGGCATTGTTCGGCTAAAGGTGAATTGATGGCCTTTCCTTTTCTAAGCGCAATTGTTTTACTGCCCATCCTGGCCGGTGTGGTTTTGCTGTTCCTGCCGCCCAAGAACCACAAGCTGATCTACAGCTTCGCCCTGGCCGTGGCCCTGGTGACCTTCCTGCTGTCGATCGTGGTGTATGTGGGATTTGACACCAACGGGCCTCCCTTCCAGTTCATTGAGAAGTACGACTGGCTGCCGCAGCTGCGCATTAGCTACCACGTGGGCGTTGACGGCATTGCCGCGCCGCTGGTGCTGCTGACCGGTGTGGTGATCTTCACTGGCGTCATCATTTCGCAGCGCATCGATGACCGCCCGCGCGAATTCTTCGCCTTCCTGTTCCTGCTGGCCAGCGGTGTGTTCGGTGTGTTTGTGGCCCTGGACCTGTTCGCCCTGTTCTTCTTCTACGAGATCGCCGTGTTCCCGATGTACCTGCTGATCGCCATTTGGGGATGGAAGCAGTCACGTGAGTACGCGGCGATGAAGCTGACCCTTTACCTGTTCATTGGCTCGGTGATCGCCCTGGTTGGCGTGCTGGCGATGTACTTCAACTCCGGGCTCTACACGTTTGACTTTCTGGCCTTGCAAAACGCCAACTTCTCGCCTGAGTTCCAGAAGCTGTGGTTCCCATTCGTGTTCTTCGGCTTTGCGGTGTTGGGCGGCATCTTCCCGTTCCATAATTGGAGCCCGGTGGGCCATGTGGCCGCCCCGACGGCGGTCTCCATGTTCCATGCCGGCGTGCTGATGAAGCTGGGCGCGTTCGCGGCGCTGCGGGTGGGCATCATGCTGATGCCCGAGGGTGCGCAGTTCCACATGTGGTGGATCCTGCTGCTGACGCTGGTGAACGTGGTGTATGGCGCGTTCATCGCCATGACGCAGACCGACTTCAAGTACATGATTGGCTATTCGTCCGTTTCGCACATGGGTCTGGTGGCGATGGGTCTGGCGACCCTGAACCACGATGGCCTGGTGGGCGCCAGCGTGCAGATGGTCTCCCACGGTGTGATGACGGCTCTGTTCTTCGCGGTGGTCGGCATGATCTATGACCAGGCGCACACCCGCCAGATCCCCGAATTGGGCGGGATGATGAAGATCATGCCGTTTGCTGGCATTGCGTTCATCATCGGCGGCCTGGTATCGATGGGCATGCCAGGCTTCTCCGGCTTTGTGGCCGAGTTCCCCATTTTCATGGGCGTGTGGGCGGATACGCCGTGGATCGCCATTGTGGCGGCCATCTCGATCGCCGTGACGGCCGCCTATATTCTGCGGGCGGTGGGCAAGGTGTTTTTTGGCGAACTGCCGGCTGCGCTGGAAGGCCACATGCACGACATCAAAATCTCTGAGAAGCTGGCGCTGGGCATTCTGTGCGTCATCATGATCGTGATCGGTATCTTCCCCAGTGTGGTTGTTCCCATGGTTGAGCACGGCGTTGAGGCGGTGCTGGCCCTGGTAGGAGGCGCGTAACTGTGTTTGGCACCATTACCCCTGACATGATTTTGGCCATTCTGCCGGAAATATCTCTTCTGGTGGTTTTGGCGATCGTCTTTATTGTTGACCTGGTGCTGCCGGAGACGCGCCGCGGCATTTTGGCAGTGATCACTGCCGTGGGCCTGGCGGCGACCTTTGCGCTGACCCTGCTGTATGCTAACCCGGGCAACAGCGCTGAGCTGGTGTGGGGCGGCATGCTGCGCCACGATATGCTGGCGTATGTGGCCAAGCTGCTGTTTATCTTTGCGTCGTTCATTACGGTGCTGCTGAGCGTGAAGCTGGACAACGTATGGCTGAAGGGTGAGTACTACCTGTTGCTGCTCACCTCCACGATCGGTATGACCCTGATGGCCGCTTCGGCTGACCTGGTGATGCTGTTCCTGGCAATCGAGACCACCTCCATCCCTCTGTATATTCTGGCCGGTTTCATGACCGGCGACAACAAATCCACCGAGGCGGGTTTCAAGTACCTGCTGTTCGGCGCCATGACGACGGCGGTGATGCTGTACGGCTTCAGCCTGCTGTTCGGTTTTGCGGGCAGCAGCAATCTGTATGTGATGGCTGATGCGATCAGCGCGGGCGCGGTGCCTGGCCCGGTGCTGGTGGGCACGCTGGTGCTGGTGCTGCTGGGCCTGGGCTTCAAAGTGGCGATCGTGCCGATGCATTTCTGGGCGCCGGATGTGTACGAAGGCGCGCCCACGCCGGTTACGGCGTTCCTGTCTACCGCGTCCAAGGCGGCGGGCTTCATGGTGCTGGTGCGGGTGATGCTGGCCAGCTTCCCCAACATCTTGGCGGACTGGCAGCTGATGCTGGGCATCCTGGCGGCCGCGTCTATGTTCATTGGCAATGTTGTGGCGCTGACCCAGAAGAACATCAAGCGCCTGCTGGCCTACTCAGGCATTGCGCATGCCGGTTACGCTCTGCTGGGCGTGGTGGCGGCTTCTGAACTGGGCGTGGCCAGCGTGATGTATTACTTGCTGGTGTATGTGGTCACCAATATGGCTGCGTTTGGCGTGGTTGTGATCGTGGCGCGGGTGACCGGCTCAGATGAGGTTGAAGATTTTGCGGGTTTGCAGCGCCGCTCGCCCATGCTGGCGTTAGTGCTGCTACTGGCTTTCCTGTCATTAGCGGGTATTCCGCCGCTGGGCGGCTTCATTGCCAAAGTGCTGGTGTTTGCCGCGGCAGTGGAAGCGGGTTTTGTGTGGCTGGCCGTTCTGGGTGTTTTGGCTTCCATCATTGGCTTGTACTACTACTTGATCGTGCTGAAAGTCGTGTATCTGGACCAGCCAAAGAGCGAGGAGCCTGTGCCGGTGGAACGGGCGCATGGTGTAGCTATTCTTGCCAGCGTGCTGCTGGTGCTGATTCTGGGCGTGATCATTGCCCCTGCTTATGAGTGGGCCATTGCGGCTGCAGGCTCGCTGTTTTAGGCTGGTTTGACAAGAAGTTGGATTGTGATATAATTCCCGAATAAGAGCCGAATTGAACAAGCCGAAGAAAACTGACCCCGGGCGATATGCGCTGAACATGACCCTTGTGGGTGCGGCTTCGTTGGCAGGCTTTCTAACGGTTGCTATCCTGCTGGTGGCCCTGTTCGCCGGGCTGTGGTTAGACAACTACTTTTCAAATGAAAACCATATTTACACCATTGCTTTGCTGTGTGTAAGTGTGCCATTTACTCTGGTGGCTATGCTGTGGGTTGTGCGCTTTGTGACCTCCCGCATCCAGCCGCCAGACTTGTCAAGAGACGAGGAGGACGCGGCTAGTGGCTAACACTGAACAAGCTACCGGCAAATGGAAGTATGGAGTCAATCGCTGGATTATTCTGGCGATTATTGTCGTGAGCGTCATTGCGGCTGGGCAGATCCCGCCGGTGCGCCCGTACATCCAGCTCCCTGCGGAAGCCCTGACCGAAACCCTGTTTACCTTCCCGGGTACTGGTGAAGATTTTTATCTCACTAATACCATGCTGGCCACCATTTTGGCAGACATTGTGCTGCTGGTGCTGGCCTTTTTTGTAGTTGGCCCGGCGCTGCGTTCCGGCAAGCAAGTGTTTAAAGGCATCACTGGCGTGATCGAAGCGCTGGTCGAGATGCTTCACAACCTGACCGAGAGCACAGCTGGCAAGTGGACCAAGGCCATCTTCCCCATCTTTGGCGCCATCACCTTTCTGGTCCTGGTGGCCAACTGGATGGAGCTTATCCCGGGTGTGGACAGCATTGGCATTATTACGCACCACAGCGTGGAACACGCCCACCATCTGGATCACGACGCGGTATGTACTGAGGATACGCTGTTTCACATTGGCAGCAC contains the following coding sequences:
- a CDS encoding NADH-quinone oxidoreductase subunit J, whose amino-acid sequence is MTAMQGVFLFAAGLILWAAFMMVTRQNLVHAAFYLIMALFGVAVIFVLLDAGFLAVVQVLVYIGAISIIMIFAVMLTRGDVIEEAPVNKNYGWALLLAALFAFGLIILIGQWPAVASLAGEIDTSRDLAAELGVALVSPEGFVIPFEVASVLLLAALVGSLLVARPQKKGK
- the nuoL gene encoding NADH-quinone oxidoreductase subunit L: MPTETLIWLIPLPPLLAFFLILLFTRKNNALSHTVGVVAAATSWLLGMLVFFAAVGIDHFGEHPFHSAIAWLPTGETVFNIGVMIDPLSAAVLFFVAWTVLMIFIYSIGYHNFGAPKGDHDKPGLPPHGAEDHGHHVPSVEPMYSRFFAFIALFAFGMYTLVVSDNLLTLFVGWEIMGLCSYLLIGFWYAKPSARDAAKKAFLTTRIGDVFMLLGIVALYSATGTLNFHEILRNENILHMLASSPSGVLGLSAAGLIGLLLFIGTVGKSAQWPLHVWLPDAMEGPTPVSAMIHAATMVSAGVYMVLRMFPLLSAGWHHGDPLTTTMTVMAFFGAFTAIFAATIALAQKDIKRVLAYSTISQLGFMIAALGIGAYVAAAFHLVTHAFFKALLFLGSGSVIHGMEHGVLHTGEHVDPQDMFNMGGLKKKMPITFWTFLIGGFALSGFPLITSGFWSKDEILADAFANHHYALLITLSLAALLTAFYTMRQITLTFFGEPRTKAADHASENKLVMTGPLMVLSVFAIIAGWVGIPEHFPVIGGLLPNWFHDFVGSTLLEHPHAPDFSWIPLGISLGVALGGLGLGWLVYRKAGSEDPLRKPLGPVYTLLENKYYFDELYTKIFIRPAGVIAEKFSYWFLDRKVIDGVLHWIAQNSVNLGLVFRDRFETPVISGVADWAANSTAAIGRVLRKVQTGLVQQYLLLVALVAFGGLFYYLFTVLR
- a CDS encoding NADH-quinone oxidoreductase subunit N, producing MFGTITPDMILAILPEISLLVVLAIVFIVDLVLPETRRGILAVITAVGLAATFALTLLYANPGNSAELVWGGMLRHDMLAYVAKLLFIFASFITVLLSVKLDNVWLKGEYYLLLLTSTIGMTLMAASADLVMLFLAIETTSIPLYILAGFMTGDNKSTEAGFKYLLFGAMTTAVMLYGFSLLFGFAGSSNLYVMADAISAGAVPGPVLVGTLVLVLLGLGFKVAIVPMHFWAPDVYEGAPTPVTAFLSTASKAAGFMVLVRVMLASFPNILADWQLMLGILAAASMFIGNVVALTQKNIKRLLAYSGIAHAGYALLGVVAASELGVASVMYYLLVYVVTNMAAFGVVVIVARVTGSDEVEDFAGLQRRSPMLALVLLLAFLSLAGIPPLGGFIAKVLVFAAAVEAGFVWLAVLGVLASIIGLYYYLIVLKVVYLDQPKSEEPVPVERAHGVAILASVLLVLILGVIIAPAYEWAIAAAGSLF
- a CDS encoding NADH-quinone oxidoreductase subunit M, encoding MAFPFLSAIVLLPILAGVVLLFLPPKNHKLIYSFALAVALVTFLLSIVVYVGFDTNGPPFQFIEKYDWLPQLRISYHVGVDGIAAPLVLLTGVVIFTGVIISQRIDDRPREFFAFLFLLASGVFGVFVALDLFALFFFYEIAVFPMYLLIAIWGWKQSREYAAMKLTLYLFIGSVIALVGVLAMYFNSGLYTFDFLALQNANFSPEFQKLWFPFVFFGFAVLGGIFPFHNWSPVGHVAAPTAVSMFHAGVLMKLGAFAALRVGIMLMPEGAQFHMWWILLLTLVNVVYGAFIAMTQTDFKYMIGYSSVSHMGLVAMGLATLNHDGLVGASVQMVSHGVMTALFFAVVGMIYDQAHTRQIPELGGMMKIMPFAGIAFIIGGLVSMGMPGFSGFVAEFPIFMGVWADTPWIAIVAAISIAVTAAYILRAVGKVFFGELPAALEGHMHDIKISEKLALGILCVIMIVIGIFPSVVVPMVEHGVEAVLALVGGA
- a CDS encoding NADH-quinone oxidoreductase subunit M codes for the protein MDFVNSHLLSLILFSPLAAALIVLLLPGQNKNLARRVAFVLSLVPLGLTLLAWFGFEAAPVVDGFRFQEQTVWYSAINSNYHLGIDGLSLSMVLLTAILTPIAILASFGVEEKVKTYMALFLALETGMLGVFLSLDLLLFFVFWEIGLVPMFFLIDQWGSAKGERELWNGMKVPARRYASFKFMIYTMAGSLGLLLAIQMIGVVSGTFDLIAIFQSWPALQGTLFGLPVATVKSIAFWAFAIAFAIKVPVWPFHTWLPDAHTEAPTAGSMILAGVLLKLGAYGFLRLVLPLYPEQAQQYAGVLALLATAAIVFGALSAWAQTDFKRLVAYSSVNHMGFVVLGIAAAAYAAGTESATIAMNGAVLQMFNHGISAAAMFFLVGVIYERTHTRDLEQFGGLFPLVPLYGALLILSSMASLGLPGLNGFVSEFLVVRGAWPIFTAYTAISMIGLFFTGAYILKGIAKTLHGPLNEHWKGHISEINGRELLVMAPLVVLMLWLGFWPAWLLNVINQAVVALFG
- the nuoK gene encoding NADH-quinone oxidoreductase subunit NuoK; the encoded protein is MPLSWYLVLAALLFCIGLYGVLARKNAVAILMGVELMLNAVNINLVAFWRYFTPDLIAAHAFVVIVFAIAAAEVAVGLALIISIYRRRKTVAADEINLMKW
- a CDS encoding AtpZ/AtpI family protein, with translation MNKPKKTDPGRYALNMTLVGAASLAGFLTVAILLVALFAGLWLDNYFSNENHIYTIALLCVSVPFTLVAMLWVVRFVTSRIQPPDLSRDEEDAASG
- the atpB gene encoding F0F1 ATP synthase subunit A yields the protein MANTEQATGKWKYGVNRWIILAIIVVSVIAAGQIPPVRPYIQLPAEALTETLFTFPGTGEDFYLTNTMLATILADIVLLVLAFFVVGPALRSGKQVFKGITGVIEALVEMLHNLTESTAGKWTKAIFPIFGAITFLVLVANWMELIPGVDSIGIITHHSVEHAHHLDHDAVCTEDTLFHIGSTPVVAVGGDTACAAMVVPFVRAAATDLNFTIALAIIAFMAIQIIGVRAQGLGYFEKFLNFRALFAKPGMGIIDFVVGIFEIVSEFSKIISFSFRLFGNIFAGMVLLFVIGTLIPVAAQTGVLMLEFAVGLIQALVFGMLTMIFMAQATQSHHGDEEHH